A stretch of Thermococcus bergensis DNA encodes these proteins:
- a CDS encoding NAD(P)/FAD-dependent oxidoreductase yields the protein MERKKVVVIGAGVVGSSIARVLSQFNELEVYLLEKNADAGMGVSKANTAIIHPGHEDDPKKYPLRAKLCVKGNRLWHQWTKELSIPAKFPGELMIAVEEEDIKVAEHYLELAQKNGVPGVRLVDNEELRKLEPNANPNAAGALWAPTAGVMASPMAAPALVENAVANGVRFFPETEVRGIKIENGEVKGVETNNGFFEADIVINAAGLYADKISKMAGIDDFTIHPRKGEYYVFDDDAGPKVTRILHQTPTPITKGVYVITEMNGGVMIGPTAQDLPEDAKEDTSTTREGLEFVWEWAQKLVKELPPKNQVIRTFAGLRPEPPDGRWRIEAYDDPWGFINVAGIRSPGLTSAPAIAYYVVEELMQKKLDIKLTKKAHWNPYRRFFWFKTLPKEKQNDLIKQDPSYGNVVCMCREITEGEIVDVIRRMKEMGVRTITLDGVKMRTGSMSGTCQGSYCRIRIARIIARETGIPLWEVTLKGKGTEYGIGDVKVLLRENGGEKNAE from the coding sequence ATGGAAAGAAAAAAAGTCGTCGTTATTGGAGCAGGGGTTGTAGGTTCTTCGATAGCTAGGGTATTGAGCCAGTTTAATGAGCTGGAAGTGTACTTGCTGGAGAAGAACGCCGACGCAGGAATGGGAGTGAGTAAAGCCAATACTGCAATAATTCACCCTGGTCATGAGGATGATCCAAAAAAGTATCCGTTAAGGGCAAAGCTCTGTGTAAAAGGAAATAGGTTGTGGCACCAGTGGACCAAGGAACTCAGTATACCTGCCAAATTCCCCGGAGAGTTGATGATAGCTGTGGAAGAAGAGGATATAAAAGTGGCGGAACACTACTTAGAACTTGCCCAAAAGAATGGTGTTCCTGGAGTCAGACTCGTTGATAATGAAGAGCTAAGAAAGCTGGAACCAAATGCAAATCCAAACGCCGCTGGAGCTTTATGGGCACCCACTGCTGGTGTAATGGCTTCTCCAATGGCAGCCCCAGCACTCGTAGAAAATGCAGTTGCTAATGGCGTTAGATTTTTCCCAGAAACAGAAGTAAGAGGAATAAAAATCGAAAACGGAGAGGTAAAAGGTGTAGAAACAAACAATGGATTCTTTGAAGCAGATATAGTAATAAATGCTGCCGGTTTGTATGCGGATAAGATTTCCAAAATGGCCGGTATAGATGATTTCACAATACATCCCAGAAAAGGAGAATACTATGTGTTTGACGACGATGCTGGACCAAAGGTTACGAGGATACTTCATCAGACTCCCACACCTATAACAAAGGGAGTTTACGTAATCACCGAAATGAACGGAGGAGTTATGATAGGTCCAACCGCCCAAGATCTCCCGGAAGATGCCAAAGAAGATACTTCAACAACAAGAGAAGGGCTTGAATTTGTTTGGGAATGGGCTCAAAAGCTCGTCAAGGAATTACCCCCAAAGAACCAGGTTATACGTACGTTTGCCGGGTTAAGGCCGGAACCTCCCGATGGAAGGTGGAGAATAGAAGCCTATGACGATCCCTGGGGATTCATAAATGTTGCAGGGATAAGATCACCCGGACTTACTTCAGCACCGGCAATAGCATATTATGTAGTTGAGGAACTCATGCAGAAGAAGCTTGACATAAAACTTACCAAGAAAGCTCATTGGAACCCATATAGGAGGTTCTTCTGGTTTAAGACATTACCAAAGGAAAAACAAAATGATCTCATAAAGCAAGACCCCTCATATGGAAACGTTGTATGTATGTGCCGTGAAATTACAGAGGGGGAGATAGTAGACGTTATTCGCAGAATGAAGGAAATGGGTGTCAGAACAATAACCCTCGATGGAGTAAAAATGAGAACTGGGTCAATGTCTGGAACATGCCAAGGATCGTACTGTCGGATTAGAATTGCCAGAATAATTGCTAGAGAAACAGGCATACCTCTTTGGGAGGTTACACTGAAAGGTAAAGGAACAGAATATGGTATTGGGGATGTTAAAGTCCTATTAAGAGAAAACGGGGGCGAGAAAAATGCAGAATGA
- a CDS encoding MIP/aquaporin family protein, with the protein MKTLPRCIEMPDEPSDKAIIMAEIVGTFLLVLLGDGVVANVGLAPRLAPSAYNWTAIALGWGLAVAIAVYAVGGISGAHINPAVTIALAVKGDVPWRKVPAYLIGEFVGGFLGAAGVYAVYYEGLKAAGMPNVWATGPGSVFNEAFWGAVKEGIKAAGQYSMTNAFIAEIIGTMVLLIGVCAITDRKNIGPGSNMAPFMVGMLVGVIGFGLGGPSGYAINPARDLSPRIFGALVGTKGLFDGWYWIGPPVIGATIGGILGALVYKYLVSPFVPKKE; encoded by the coding sequence TTGAAAACTTTACCGAGGTGTATAGAAATGCCCGACGAACCATCCGACAAAGCAATAATTATGGCAGAAATTGTAGGTACATTTCTTTTGGTATTGTTGGGTGATGGTGTTGTCGCCAACGTAGGACTTGCCCCTAGATTGGCGCCAAGTGCTTATAACTGGACAGCCATAGCACTTGGATGGGGTCTTGCCGTAGCAATTGCCGTCTATGCAGTTGGAGGAATCTCCGGTGCCCACATAAATCCTGCAGTAACTATAGCACTTGCAGTAAAAGGTGACGTCCCATGGCGTAAAGTCCCAGCATATTTGATTGGAGAGTTTGTTGGAGGATTCCTTGGAGCGGCTGGAGTTTATGCAGTATACTACGAGGGATTAAAAGCAGCCGGAATGCCAAACGTCTGGGCAACTGGACCAGGCTCAGTCTTTAATGAGGCATTCTGGGGCGCAGTAAAGGAAGGAATCAAAGCTGCTGGACAGTACTCTATGACCAATGCCTTTATTGCAGAGATAATAGGAACGATGGTACTGCTTATAGGTGTATGTGCAATAACTGATAGGAAGAACATTGGACCCGGATCCAACATGGCTCCATTTATGGTAGGTATGCTGGTCGGGGTAATAGGCTTTGGTCTGGGAGGACCATCTGGCTATGCAATTAACCCCGCTAGAGACTTGTCTCCACGTATCTTCGGAGCACTTGTTGGTACAAAGGGACTCTTTGACGGATGGTACTGGATAGGACCTCCGGTTATTGGAGCTACAATCGGTGGTATTTTGGGTGCCCTTGTATATAAATACCTAGTTAGCCCATTCGTTCCCAAAAAAGAGTGA
- a CDS encoding IS982 family transposase (programmed frameshift), with the protein MVVMNFQQEILIIKSEIYPIISKHYPKNTRREVISLYDLITFAILAHLHFNGVYKHAYRVLIEEMKLFPKIRYNKLTERLNRHEKLLLLAQEELFKKHAREYVRILDSKPIQTKELARKNRKEKKGSSEIISEKPAVGFVPSKKKFYYGYKLTCYSDGNLLALLSVDPANKHDVSVVREKFWVIVEEFSGCFLFLDKGYVSRELQEEFLKFGVVYTPVKRENQVSNLEEKKFYKYLSDFRRRIETLFSKFSEFLLKPSRSVSLRGLVVRILGAILAVNLDRLYNFTDGGN; encoded by the exons GTGGTTGTTATGAACTTTCAGCAGGAAATCCTGATCATAAAATCCGAAATCTATCCGATAATCAGCAAACACTACCCGAAAAACACTCGCAGGGAAGTAATCAGCCTCTACGACCTGATAACCTTCGCAATACTAGCACACTTGCACTTTAACGGAGTTTACAAGCACGCTTACAGAGTCCTAATCGAAGAAATGAAGCTGTTCCCAAAAATCAGGTACAACAAACTAACAGAACGCTTGAACAGGCACGAAAAACTCCTGCTCCTAGCGCAGGAAGAATTATTCAAAAAACACGCCAGAGAATACGTTAGAATACTGGACTCAAAGCCCATTCAGACCAAGGAGTTGGCCAGAAAAAACAGGAAGGAGAAGAAGGGTTCTTCAGAAATCATCTCTGAAAAGCCCGCAGTTGGGTTTGTTCCCTCTA AAAAAAAGTTTTACTATGGGTACAAGCTGACCTGTTACTCTGATGGAAATTTGCTGGCTTTACTGTCTGTTGATCCGGCGAATAAGCATGATGTGAGTGTTGTCAGGGAAAAGTTCTGGGTGATTGTTGAGGAGTTTTCTGGCTGTTTTCTGTTTTTGGATAAGGGTTACGTTAGTAGAGAACTTCAGGAGGAATTCCTGAAGTTTGGCGTTGTTTACACGCCGGTGAAGCGGGAGAATCAGGTTAGTAATCTGGAGGAGAAGAAGTTTTACAAGTACTTGTCTGACTTTCGCAGGAGGATTGAGACTTTGTTTTCGAAGTTTTCTGAGTTTCTTCTGAAGCCGAGCAGGAGTGTTAGTTTGAGGGGGTTGGTTGTCAGGATTTTAGGGGCGATTCTGGCCGTGAATCTGGACAGATTATACAACTTCACAGATGGTGGGAACTAG
- a CDS encoding asparagine synthetase A → MNAVQLVSRDIEKVIRVQTKVIDYMTDFFVKRGFKWLLPVMLSSITDPLWPDPAASKMRAPEIEAYGTRLKLMHSMILHKQFAIAMGLEKIFVLSPNIRLEERDRDDGRHAYEFTQLDFEIAYATMDDVMGLIEELMVGLFKEARKWDELEGRELPKVKSPFKRFTMAEVEKEFGDDEKASKEMDKPFWITDISREFYDREDPERPGHFRNYDLILPEGYGEVSSGGEREWQYDVIVRKLKESGLSLEAFRPYLEVAKAGKLKPSAGAGIGVERLVRYIVGAKHIAEVQPFPRVPGIPAVI, encoded by the coding sequence ATGAACGCGGTTCAACTTGTAAGCAGAGATATTGAAAAAGTGATAAGGGTACAGACGAAAGTTATAGACTACATGACAGACTTCTTTGTGAAGAGGGGCTTTAAATGGCTCCTGCCAGTTATGCTTAGTTCCATAACCGATCCATTGTGGCCAGATCCAGCAGCGAGTAAAATGAGAGCCCCAGAAATTGAAGCTTATGGGACAAGACTAAAGCTGATGCACAGCATGATTCTGCATAAGCAGTTTGCCATAGCGATGGGATTGGAAAAGATATTTGTTCTTTCACCAAACATCAGGCTTGAAGAGAGAGATAGAGACGATGGAAGGCATGCATATGAATTTACCCAGCTTGACTTTGAGATAGCCTATGCCACTATGGACGACGTCATGGGGTTGATTGAGGAGCTCATGGTTGGGCTCTTTAAGGAAGCGAGGAAATGGGATGAACTTGAAGGGAGAGAACTGCCCAAGGTTAAGTCACCGTTTAAGCGCTTCACAATGGCTGAGGTAGAAAAGGAGTTTGGGGACGATGAGAAGGCAAGCAAAGAAATGGACAAGCCTTTCTGGATAACGGACATTTCGAGGGAATTCTACGACAGGGAAGATCCGGAGAGACCGGGGCACTTTAGAAACTACGATTTGATCTTGCCCGAAGGTTACGGGGAGGTTTCTAGCGGTGGAGAAAGGGAGTGGCAGTATGATGTGATAGTTAGAAAGCTTAAGGAAAGCGGGTTAAGCTTAGAGGCCTTTAGGCCTTACCTCGAGGTTGCAAAAGCTGGAAAACTTAAGCCCTCTGCTGGAGCCGGCATCGGAGTGGAGAGGCTTGTTAGGTATATAGTTGGCGCAAAGCACATAGCTGAGGTACAACCCTTCCCAAGAGTTCCGGGGATTCCTGCTGTTATCTGA
- a CDS encoding prenyltransferase/squalene oxidase repeat-containing protein, whose amino-acid sequence MNIRKLLFILITLLILTPQTEAIPIDEAKKDIIEKIIEDKSIENAELSYKIYVRSLEIIAIARSGVKEEKIIEEYSGWLKSLQSDDGSFPPIVTFDVSGVPFCDAYYYAERPKEFEGFPSCLYGFSFKKCPEYSYITTCSRAASTALVLYALLDAGEPENSPAVKKGVQYLLKTMKNATYWTYVYTISSSKVGRSSCKEAETIWGFKETPSLVSTAYAIALLHRLGYDVSKPLEWLNSNLEPKNLMNKEYLAFLIDNETPKWSYNFPFYQLGFPTVHISHREPLESLIIPLVLIKEEGLELNQNAVDFVVSILNSTKLSFDDYYVLYVSANLFWDSKEKYRIDVTFNGTNLTKIRENGTFYYLLSKSWEFKAFDENFTVSGRLNFTIPEEISWEPEVDVFLLKKLSNASYMKFYCAEIEKCGKGCYEFKIHSRYDWWSDSIRPSAMALLWYYLSGRNNEDIGRFLEEYNSLRCESELAGDYGKRGCSEDYAMLLFLMDLQSGSFKIQEEEALQRKVIGAFAGIITILLMAWYLKRKKE is encoded by the coding sequence ATGAACATAAGAAAGCTTTTGTTCATATTGATAACCTTGCTTATCTTGACTCCTCAGACCGAAGCAATTCCCATTGATGAAGCTAAGAAAGATATCATCGAGAAAATTATCGAGGACAAATCCATTGAAAATGCCGAACTGAGCTACAAAATATATGTCCGCTCTCTTGAGATAATAGCCATTGCAAGGTCAGGCGTTAAGGAAGAGAAAATCATCGAGGAGTACTCAGGATGGTTAAAGTCTCTTCAGAGTGATGATGGCTCATTTCCACCTATTGTAACCTTTGATGTTTCTGGTGTTCCATTTTGTGATGCCTATTATTATGCAGAGAGACCTAAAGAGTTCGAGGGCTTTCCCTCCTGTCTTTATGGCTTTTCATTTAAGAAGTGTCCAGAGTATAGTTATATAACAACCTGCTCTAGAGCTGCTTCAACAGCCTTGGTTTTATACGCACTCCTAGATGCTGGTGAGCCCGAAAATTCTCCCGCAGTAAAGAAAGGAGTGCAATATCTCTTGAAAACAATGAAAAATGCCACATACTGGACTTATGTTTATACTATCTCCTCTTCCAAGGTTGGACGCTCAAGTTGTAAAGAGGCAGAGACGATATGGGGATTTAAAGAAACGCCAAGCTTAGTTTCCACCGCATATGCCATTGCACTTTTGCACAGATTAGGATACGATGTTTCAAAGCCTCTAGAGTGGCTGAACTCAAATCTCGAGCCTAAAAATTTAATGAACAAAGAATATCTCGCATTCTTAATCGACAATGAAACTCCTAAATGGAGTTACAACTTCCCATTTTACCAGCTCGGCTTCCCCACTGTTCACATCTCTCATAGAGAACCCCTTGAGAGTTTGATCATTCCTCTAGTGCTTATTAAAGAGGAAGGCTTAGAGCTCAACCAGAATGCCGTTGATTTTGTGGTCTCAATCTTAAACAGCACAAAACTTTCTTTTGACGATTACTATGTCCTTTATGTTTCAGCAAATCTCTTCTGGGATTCGAAGGAAAAGTACCGTATTGACGTGACATTTAACGGAACCAATCTCACCAAAATTAGGGAGAACGGAACATTCTACTATCTCTTAAGCAAGAGCTGGGAGTTTAAGGCATTTGACGAGAATTTCACAGTAAGTGGACGTCTTAATTTCACTATTCCAGAAGAAATAAGCTGGGAACCAGAAGTTGATGTATTTCTTCTCAAGAAACTCTCAAATGCCAGCTACATGAAATTTTATTGCGCTGAGATAGAGAAATGTGGTAAGGGATGCTATGAGTTCAAGATTCATTCACGCTATGACTGGTGGAGTGATTCTATAAGGCCCTCTGCGATGGCCCTTCTTTGGTACTACTTATCAGGCAGGAATAATGAAGATATAGGGAGATTTCTGGAGGAATATAATTCGCTTAGATGTGAAAGTGAACTTGCTGGAGACTACGGCAAGAGAGGGTGCTCTGAAGATTACGCAATGCTGCTCTTTTTAATGGATCTCCAAAGTGGAAGCTTTAAAATTCAGGAGGAAGAAGCTTTGCAAAGGAAAGTAATAGGGGCTTTTGCGGGCATCATCACTATTTTACTTATGGCATGGTACCTTAAGAGGAAGAAGGAGTGA
- a CDS encoding nitroreductase family protein, whose product MEFFEVVKRRRSIRCFQDKKVPEEYVKKILEAAFYSPSSRNRRPWHFIVVDEEELIKKLSKTRKALEFLETAPLAIVVCGDKEISSAWVFDVSIAAEHIQLAATALGLGACWGHILDRRHNEEKSAEEYVRELLGIPDHIRVLCVIGIGYPAEEKPPHSEKEVMWERVHRNKFGHNL is encoded by the coding sequence ATGGAGTTTTTTGAAGTAGTTAAGAGGAGGAGAAGCATAAGGTGCTTTCAGGACAAGAAAGTTCCGGAAGAATACGTGAAGAAAATCCTTGAGGCCGCTTTCTATTCGCCGAGTTCAAGAAACAGAAGGCCATGGCATTTTATAGTTGTTGACGAGGAAGAGCTCATTAAAAAGCTTTCAAAGACAAGAAAAGCGCTTGAATTCCTTGAAACAGCACCTTTAGCAATAGTTGTATGCGGAGATAAGGAAATAAGCTCCGCTTGGGTGTTTGATGTCTCAATAGCAGCGGAGCACATACAGCTAGCTGCAACGGCCCTTGGCTTGGGAGCATGCTGGGGGCACATATTAGACAGAAGGCACAACGAAGAGAAGAGTGCGGAAGAGTACGTGAGAGAACTCCTGGGAATTCCAGACCATATAAGAGTTTTATGCGTCATCGGGATAGGGTATCCTGCTGAAGAAAAGCCGCCCCACAGTGAAAAAGAAGTAATGTGGGAGAGGGTTCACCGGAACAAGTTTGGACACAACCTTTAG